The Vitis riparia cultivar Riparia Gloire de Montpellier isolate 1030 chromosome 3, EGFV_Vit.rip_1.0, whole genome shotgun sequence genome includes a region encoding these proteins:
- the LOC117910882 gene encoding L-type lectin-domain containing receptor kinase IX.1-like encodes MGRTLYSTMGGCNTHMESHKLLSFHLCFLISIFFLPCATSIPMSFNITSFHQNADLLRLEGDALYSSDAIELTTNARDKTSNRSWGRAIYKEQLHLWDKTSGNLTDFSTNFSFVINSLLDNSYGDGLTFFLNGTQLPSDVSGSSLGLVNSSATPATNSTTIRFVAVEFDTYPNSATLGDPGKDHVGININSMISVKTMNWSNNIINGKVNHVSISYNSNSQNLSVVVITDSTANTSTQPQSLYYEVDLRILPEFVDIGFSASTGDSVQLNKISSWNFSSSLEFPGCIEPGERKKTELVVGLSVCAFVVVGGLALVWFYLRKKRNTGGYQEDGGDSDQDMDEDFEKGTGPRKFSFNELALATSNFSEGEKLGEGGFGGVYRGFLRELNSYVAVKRVTRNSQQGMKEYASEVKIFCRLRHRNLVQLMGWCHKKGELLLVYELLPNGSLSTCLFEEKTLLTWAMRYRIALGLASSLLYLHEEWEQCVVHRDIKSSNVMLDSDFNAKLGDFGLARLVDHGKGSQTTVLAGTMGYMAPECFMTGKASKESDVYSFGIVALEICCGRRAMETKAEENQIRLVEWVWDLYGVGKLLEAADPRLSEDYDDQQMERLMIVGLWCAHPDCNARPSMRQAMSVLNSEALLPLLPIKMPVPMCYAPPTLQTSYSTSVSERNHTQFSNSTDSSKFSESSSILSQSASLLHTR; translated from the coding sequence ATGGGCAGGACTCTGTACTCAACCATGGGTGGTTGCAACACTCATATGGAATCTCACAAACTTCTCTCCTTTCATCTCTGCTTCttgatttccattttcttcttgccCTGTGCGACTTCAATTCCAATGTCCTTCAACATCACCAGCTTTCATCAAAACGCAGATCTGCTACGCTTAGAAGGAGACGCTCTGTATTCTTCAGATGCTATCGAACTGACTACCAACGCGCGGGACAAAACATCTAACAGAAGTTGGGGTCGAGCCATATATAAGGAACAGTTGCATCTTTGGGATAAGACCTCCGGAAATCTAACTGATTTTTCTACCAATTTCTCCTTTGTAATTAATTCTCTTCTGGACAATAGTTATGGGGATGGGCTTACCTTCTTCCTTAACGGTACCCAGCTGCCTTCAGATGTGTCCGGAAGTAGCCTTGGTCTGGTGAATTCAAGCGCAACTCCGGCGACAAACTCAACCACAATTCGTTTTGTTGCAGTGGAGTTTGATACATATCCAAACTCAGCCACATTAGGGGATCCGGGAAAAGATCATGTTGGTATCAATATTAATTCCATGATATCTGTTAAGACTATGAATTGGTCGAACAATATTATCAATGGAAAGGTAAATCATGTTTCCATCAGTTATAATTCTAATTCGCAAAATCTGAGTGTAGTGGTAATTACTGATTCCACGGCCAATACAAGTACCCAGCCGCAAAGCCTGTATTACGAAGTTGATCTGAGAATCCTACCAGAATTTGTTGATATTGGCTTCTCAGCCTCAACAGGAGATTCCGTCCAGCTAAATAAAATCTCCTCATGGAATTTTAGTTCAAGTTTGGAATTTCCCGGTTGTATAGAACCAGGAGAGCGAAAGAAGACAGAACTTGTGGTGGGATTGAGTGTTTGTGCATTTGTTGTGGTGGGTGGGttggcattggtttggttttacTTGAGGAAGAAGAGGAATACTGGGGGATATCAAGAAGACGGTGGTGACAGTGATCAAGACATGGACGAAGATTTTGAGAAGGGTACTGGACCGAGGAAGTTTTCCTTTAATGAATTGGCTCTTGCGACCAGTAACTTTTCAGAGGGAGAGAAGCTTGGAGAGGGAGGGTTTGGTGGGGTCTATAGAGGTTTCTTGCGAGAACTGAACTCTTATGTTGCAGTTAAGAGGGTAACAAGGAACTCCCAACAGGGGATGAAGGAGTATGCGTCTGAAGTGAAGATCTTTTGTCGATTGAGGCACCGGAACTTGGTGCAGCTCATGGGCTGGTGCCATAAAAAAGGAGAGCTCCTATTGGTTTACGAGTTGTTGCCAAATGGAAGCTTGAGCACCTgtctttttgaagaaaaaacctTGTTAACATGGGCTATGAGGTATAGAATTGCTCTAGGCTTGGCCTCTTCGCTTCTGTACCTACATGAAGAATGGGAGCAGTGTGTGGTACACAGGGACATCAAGTCCAGTAATGTGATGCTGGACTCAGATTTTAATGCTAAGCTTGGAGATTTTGGGCTAGCCAGGCTTGTTGATCATGGTAAAGGGTCACAAACCACTGTTTTAGCGGGGACCATGGGCTACATGGCTCCTGAATGTTTCATGACAGGCAAGGCTAGTAAGGAATCTGACGTGTACAGTTTTGGAATTGTTGCATTGGAAATTTGCTGTGGAAGAAGAGCCATGGAAACAAAGGCCGAAGAAAATCAGATCAGATTGGTGGAGTGGGTTTGGGACCTCTATGGCGTAGGAAAACTTCTTGAAGCAGCTGATCCAAGACTGTCTGAAGATTATGATGATCAACAAATGGAACGATTGATGATTGTTGGTCTTTGGTGTGCTCACCCGGATTGCAATGCTCGTCCTTCAATGAGGCAAGCAATGAGTGTCCTTAATTCTGAAGCTTTACTGCCTCTTCTTCCTATAAAAATGCCTGTGCCAATGTGTTATGCTCCTCCAACGCTGCAAACATCCTATAGCACTAGCGTTTCTGAGAGAAACCACACCCAGTTTTCAAACTCCACGGACTCATCAAAGTTCTCGGAATCTTCTTCAATCTTGTCTCAATCCGCATCCCTATTGCACACACGCTAA